CTGGGAAGAAAGCATAATTCAAGAGACTTGAGAGGGCCCAAGGTTGCAAAATAACTTTTGCTTCTTCTGTTTTACTTCTTTCAACGTTAAATGCCCATTTGACTTTTTGAACTGCACTTTTTACAACACTTTCTACATCGAGGTTAAGAGAAAGCTTTGCATCGAAGTCAAAAATTCCAGGAGTTACTTTTCCTTCTTTCATTCCCACGAGTTCAATATAAAAGAACGCCCCGCCACCTTCTTGAAACACATTGATACCATTGGAATTCATTATCAAGCTTTCTCTCCATTCAGCGCCTCCTCCTCCGCCTGCAACTACTACTCCTTCTTCCTGTAAAGCCTGATTTATGCCTTCCTTAGCTAGTTCAACGAAGTAATCGGGGGATACTTCCTTAATTTCTTTATCCATTTTTCTTGGATCCCTGTATTTTCCTGGAAGTGGGAGAGAAACCCATTTTTCATCAGGTTTATTAAGCTTGGACATCTTGTATGCTCGCTCTATTGCGTCTCTGAGCGTTTTCTTATCATCGGTATCAACTATCGAAACTCCAAGCCTTTTATCCTTCAGACCTCTAATTATAGTAACCACTCTTTCTCTAAGGGCCGAAGTAGAAACTTCATTAAGCTCAATATTTACACTTGCATCTCTAGTTCTATAAATGGCAATTTCAAGTTCATCAAAAAACTTTTCCCCGTACTTGATCAATTCCTCCATTTCCATCACCCAATTATTATTCCCCCATCAAAGCGCATATGAGGCCCACCAGAACTTACAAAAGCTGCTTGTCCTTTTCCACATCTTCCCATTTCAAGCCCAAAATCTCTCCCTACGGCACTTATCTTCTTCAAGGCTTCAATTGCAATTCCACTAATGGATGTATCCCTAATTGGTGTTGTTATCTCTCCATTTTCTATTACATACCCTTCCTGAATTCCTACTTGGAATGCTGAGTTAAGCTGAGCTTGACCTCCCCTGAAGTCTACAACATAATACCCAAACTTAATATCCTCTATCATTTCTTCAAAATTCCAGTCTCCTGGTTC
The window above is part of the Thermococcus sp. EP1 genome. Proteins encoded here:
- a CDS encoding TldD/PmbA family protein — encoded protein: MEELIKYGEKFFDELEIAIYRTRDASVNIELNEVSTSALRERVVTIIRGLKDKRLGVSIVDTDDKKTLRDAIERAYKMSKLNKPDEKWVSLPLPGKYRDPRKMDKEIKEVSPDYFVELAKEGINQALQEEGVVVAGGGGGAEWRESLIMNSNGINVFQEGGGAFFYIELVGMKEGKVTPGIFDFDAKLSLNLDVESVVKSAVQKVKWAFNVERSKTEEAKVILQPWALSSLLNYAFFPAFSGEKLMKGTTPLMNKLEETISSDLLNVYDDPLHELSINPVIADDEGTPTRKNVLVEKGVFKGFIWDNYWANIKEVESTGNGKRNFSTGGIGIALHNVVIENGKQEIGDIIGEIKHGYLVDSFQGAHSSNPDNGNFAVVANPAFLIEDGEIKGSTVFMMSGNIYELLPSIYAISKEQKVLPFGGSMVVPSVAFENVRIAGK